The following proteins come from a genomic window of Patescibacteria group bacterium:
- the galU gene encoding UTP--glucose-1-phosphate uridylyltransferase GalU translates to MDKIKKAIIPVAGFGTRFLPATKAMPKEMLPIIDKPVIQYIVEEAVASGIEDIILVTGASKRAIEDHFDYNYELQNWLKKQGKEEQREEIKRIADLANFIYIRQKGPYGNGTPILNSKKIIGNEPFAVIFGDDLFINKKKPRLKQLIEVFQKYHDPVLTAIKIDDEGTKKYGVIDGVEIEKNIYQLKKIIEKPGPDKAPSRIGTLGAYILTPDIFEILEKTKIGQGNELWLVDAIFNLSKIRPIYASLVEGTYYDTGSKLGWLQANVDFALERADLNKNFIKYLRTLKI, encoded by the coding sequence ATGGACAAAATCAAGAAAGCCATTATCCCGGTCGCTGGTTTTGGCACGCGCTTTTTGCCAGCCACCAAAGCCATGCCCAAGGAAATGCTGCCGATTATTGATAAGCCTGTTATCCAATACATAGTGGAAGAAGCGGTTGCTTCCGGCATAGAAGACATCATTTTAGTCACGGGCGCTTCTAAACGAGCGATTGAAGACCACTTTGATTATAATTATGAATTGCAGAATTGGTTAAAAAAACAGGGCAAAGAAGAACAGCGGGAAGAAATTAAAAGGATTGCTGATCTGGCAAATTTTATTTATATCAGGCAAAAAGGCCCTTATGGCAATGGCACGCCGATTTTAAATTCTAAGAAAATAATCGGCAATGAACCATTTGCCGTAATCTTTGGCGATGATCTTTTTATAAATAAAAAAAAGCCCAGGTTAAAACAGCTGATTGAAGTTTTTCAAAAATATCACGATCCTGTTTTAACTGCTATAAAAATTGACGATGAGGGCACAAAAAAATATGGAGTAATTGACGGGGTAGAAATTGAAAAAAATATTTACCAGCTCAAAAAAATTATTGAAAAGCCAGGTCCAGACAAAGCGCCCAGCCGAATTGGCACTCTTGGCGCCTATATTTTAACTCCGGATATTTTTGAAATTTTGGAAAAAACTAAAATTGGCCAGGGCAATGAGCTTTGGCTGGTTGATGCTATTTTTAATCTTTCAAAAATACGTCCGATCTATGCTTCACTTGTTGAGGGAACTTATTATGACACTGGCTCTAAGCTCGGCTGGCTGCAGGCCAATGTTGATTTTGCTCTAGAGCGCGCAGATTTAAATAAAAATTTTATAAAATATTTAAGGACTCTAAAAATTTAG
- a CDS encoding extracellular solute-binding protein yields MLKFLQNKKLVIVMVILIVLITTGAKCQSLPANTIAGSPKPVTLEYWKVYEESFNISDLISNYQKQYPYVTINFKNFTPEEYENELLKAFAEDRGPDIFSIHTTWMKKYQSLNLPMPAEITMPYTYQKGTFQKETFTEMRPQKTLTLRDINNLFPDVVYNNQVINNQIYGLPLSIDTLALFFNRDLLNNANIASPPKTWDEFRDQVIKLTKLDSRGNIIQSGAALGTANNVERSTDILSLLMMQAGAIMTNDQGVATFAGSPPNYTRETPPAAEALDFYTSFASPTNQIYTWNDTLPNSLAAFMAGKTAFFFGYAYQIPLIKAQAPKLNFETSTMPQISEPSINFANYWVETVAKKSLHPNEAWSFINFITTNADSNKKFLEKSRQPAALRSLISSQTDDQELSAFVNQLLTAKSWYKGRDENAMEDIFKTMINDNLAGLQKSVEIINLGAQRVNQTL; encoded by the coding sequence ATGCTCAAATTTCTCCAAAACAAAAAACTAGTTATCGTTATGGTTATCCTCATAGTTTTAATAACCACTGGCGCCAAATGCCAAAGCTTGCCTGCTAACACAATTGCCGGCAGCCCAAAGCCTGTGACCTTAGAATATTGGAAAGTCTATGAGGAAAGCTTCAATATCTCTGACTTAATTTCTAATTATCAAAAGCAATATCCTTATGTGACAATAAACTTTAAAAATTTCACGCCAGAAGAATATGAGAATGAGCTGCTTAAAGCTTTTGCTGAAGACCGCGGCCCTGATATTTTTTCTATCCACACGACCTGGATGAAAAAATATCAGAGTTTAAATTTGCCTATGCCGGCTGAAATCACCATGCCCTATACTTACCAAAAAGGCACTTTCCAAAAAGAAACTTTTACTGAAATGCGCCCGCAAAAAACCTTAACTTTGCGTGATATTAATAATCTTTTTCCTGATGTAGTTTATAATAATCAGGTCATTAATAACCAAATCTATGGCCTGCCTTTGAGCATTGATACCTTGGCTTTATTTTTTAATCGCGACCTTTTAAATAATGCTAATATTGCCAGCCCGCCCAAAACTTGGGATGAATTTCGCGATCAAGTGATAAAACTTACAAAATTGGATAGCCGAGGCAATATTATCCAATCAGGCGCCGCGCTTGGTACAGCTAACAATGTTGAGCGTTCTACAGACATTTTGAGCCTGCTAATGATGCAGGCTGGCGCAATAATGACCAATGACCAGGGCGTGGCAACCTTTGCCGGCTCACCGCCCAATTATACTCGTGAAACACCGCCAGCAGCTGAAGCTTTGGATTTTTACACGAGTTTTGCCTCGCCTACAAACCAAATCTATACCTGGAATGACACGCTCCCTAATTCTTTGGCCGCATTTATGGCAGGTAAAACCGCTTTTTTCTTTGGCTATGCCTATCAGATACCGCTAATCAAAGCGCAGGCGCCTAAGCTAAATTTTGAAACGTCAACAATGCCGCAAATCAGTGAACCATCTATAAATTTTGCCAATTACTGGGTTGAAACTGTAGCCAAAAAAAGCCTGCATCCGAATGAAGCTTGGAGCTTTATCAATTTTATAACTACCAATGCTGATAGCAACAAAAAATTCCTGGAAAAATCCCGCCAGCCAGCAGCCTTGCGCAGTTTAATCTCCAGCCAGACTGATGACCAGGAATTATCAGCTTTTGTTAATCAACTTCTTACTGCAAAAAGCTGGTACAAAGGCAGGGATGAAAATGCGATGGAAGATATTTTTAAAACAATGATCAACGACAATCTGGCTGGCTTGCAAAAATCAGTTGAAATTATTAATCTCGGCGCGCAACGAGTAAATCAGACCCTTTAA
- a CDS encoding four helix bundle protein, which translates to MIRAACSVGANYREANDTITKKDFIHKIGICRREAKESKYWLELVSHSNQTFRNEIELLADEALQLARIFASMSPIKKKN; encoded by the coding sequence TTGATTAGAGCTGCTTGTTCAGTCGGTGCAAATTATCGAGAAGCAAATGACACTATCACAAAAAAAGATTTTATTCATAAAATTGGCATTTGCAGAAGAGAGGCTAAGGAAAGTAAATATTGGTTAGAATTAGTTTCGCACTCAAATCAGACTTTTAGGAATGAAATAGAGCTTTTGGCTGATGAAGCTCTGCAATTAGCCAGAATTTTTGCCAGCATGAGCCCGATTAAGAAAAAGAATTAA